The DNA window AAACTCCATGTCCGGCGGTTCCGTCGGATCCGTGATAGACGTTCGCAAACTCTCGGGAATTCGAACGCCGTTTGTCGTTCACCGCGTTCCGCCCCTCCCGGTCCCTTATGCCGGCGACCCGAACAGTTCGGTCCGCCGCCCCAGCTCGCGGGAACGTTCACGGGGGGTATCTCCCCGCAACTCCTACCCGGGACCGCATGACCCGAGACAGACTCGACCGGCGGACGTTCATCGGAACCACCGCGGCGATCGGCGTCTCGACGCTTCTCGCGGGCTGTTCCGGCGGCGGAGCCACCAGCGATTCCGGCGGAGACGGCGGAGGTGACGGGGGCGACGGGGCTGGCGGTGACGGCGGGAGCGGCTCGGAGGGAAGCGGCGGCTCCGGCGGTGACGGCGGGGGCGACTCCGGCGGCGGGGACGCCGAGTACCTCTCGGAGGAGCCGAACTACGACGGCTGGTTCGACGGGGTGAGCAACTACGAGGGCACCGTGGACCGGACCGGCGCCGACGAGGTGACCGTCGAGGTCGGGGCGGCGGACGGCCTCTCGTTCGGTCCGGCCGCGGTGGCGGTCGCGCCCGGCACGACCGTGGTCTGGGAGTGGACCGGCGAGGGCGGCGGGCACAACGTCTCACACGCCGACGGTGCCTTCGAGAGCGAGACAGTCAGCGAGTCCGGCCACACCTTCGAGTACACCTTCGAGGAGTCCGGCGTCCACACGTACGTCTGTACGCCCCACGAGGCGGTGGGGATGAAGGGCGCCGTCTACGTCCAGGGGTAGCGGCGTCGGCGCGACTCCCCGAACCGCTGTGACCCTCCGAACCGCCGCGACTCCCCGAACGGTCGCGATTCCCCACACCACCACGATCCCCCACATCGCCGGATCCCCGCACCGCCGCGTTTAATCCGGCCGCCGCGAACCGTGGGCCATGCCCTCCGACCCGGCGATCCCGATCGCGGACGGGTCGCTGTCGATCGGGTCGTTCGCGGACCCCCTGCTCGTCGATCCCGAACCGCCGCTGCTCTCCGCGGTCGTCGAGGCGTATCGCGAGGCGGCTCCGGCCCTCGTCGACCCGGACCTCCCCGCGCTCCGCTCCGTCGCCGACGGATCGAGCGATCGCGACCCGGAAGCGGCCGCGGCGGCGACCGATCTCCCCCCGATCTCCGTGCTCGCCACCTCCGCCGCGTTCGAGTCGGTCGCGAGCGGGTTCCGCCCCGCGAGCCGTCTCGCGGCGCTCTGCGACGCGGACGTGTTCGATCTCCTGACGCTCGCGGAGCCCCAGCCGAACGCGCTCCTCGCCGGCGACGGGGCCGGCTGCGTCCTCGTGGGCGTCGCCGGCGAGGGGGACGCGCGGTGGCGTCGCGTCGGCGACGACCCGACGCTCCGGGAGCGGTACGAGGGGATCGTCGCGAGCGCCGATCCCTATCGGATCCGCACGCCGAGCCGGCGTCGCGTGTACGCCGCCTTCGAGGAGCGGTTCGGGGAGGCGGTCGCCGCCGACGTCGTCCGCCTGCTCGATCCGGGCCCCGCTCTCGCCGCGAGCGATCCGGTCGGCCCGCGGATCCGCGCGTACGCCGTCGGCGCGCGCCACGGCGCGCAGGACCGCATCCTCAGGCGCGCCTGCGAGGACGCCGGCCTGGGGAGCCCCTCGACGTTCACCCGGATCAAGCGCCGGCTGATCGACGCCGGTCTCGTCGAGACCGAGCGGGTCGCCCGGCCGATCGGTCGCCCGCGCGAGCGGGTCGTCGCCGCCTCCCCGCTGAGCGGTCCGCCGCTCGAGCGCGTCGCGGACGCGGTGCGGGAGTCGCTCGAGGGGTGACCGTCGTCGACGTCGGGTGCCGGGCGACCGCCGCGTCGACGACCCGGTCGGCGCGCCCTCCGACTACGTCGACCCGTCGGCCCCGGAGGGGATCTCCCCCTCGGAGTCCGCCGTGCCGCTCCGCGTCCGCCCGGTCTCGCGGTGCGCGGTAGCGCGCTTTTCGATCTCGCCTTTGAGCTCGGCGGCGTCGAAGTCGTGGTCCGGCCGGATCGCGACGAAGTCCAGAAAGCGGCGGGCCGCGAGCAGTTCCACGGGGTCGTAGCTCGCGAGCGCGGCGTCGATCGCCGCCGGCGCGCCGATGAGGGGTTCCAGCGCGGCGAGCGTACTCGCGAGGTCGTACGAGCGGGCGTCCTCCCGGCCGTCCTCGCTCACGTTCGTCGCGTCGATCACGTATATCTCCCCGTCGAGCACCAGGACGTTCTCCGCGCGCACGTCGCCGTGTGCGAGCCCGGCGTCGTGGATCCGCCGCAGGGTGGCGAAGAGCTCCGGCGCGAGCTCGCGCTCCCGCTCGTGGTCGACCTCGTCCAGCGTGCGGAACTCGGGGAGGTACTCCAACACGAGGACGCCGAACTCGTCCACCTCGAACGCCTCGATCGGCTCGGGCGCGTTCACGCCGATCTCCCGGACCCTCCGGGTGGCCTCGAGCTCGTGACGGGCCATCTCGTAGGGCGTCTCGTGGCGCTCGAAGAAGCCCTCGGTGCCGGCGGAGAAGGCCCCGAGGTTGCGTCCGGTGGTGAAGAGCGTGTGGACGAGCGTGTTCTGTCTCGTGATCACCTTCACGAAGAGGTCGTCGTCGAGCACGAACGGGATCGACAGCCAGTTGTCGGCGTCGAGGAACTCGACGCGCACGCTCTCGCGGTCGTAGCGGTCCGCCAACTCGCGGACGACCCGCTCCAGCTCGGGCCAGCTCGCGGTCCCACGGACGAGTCGGCGGAACTCCATACGCTTCGGTCCACGCGCCCGCGGCTGATAAAGGATCGCGAGCACGAGCATCACGGATCGCGAGCACGGGATCGCGAGGGATCCCGAACCGGTCCGAAACCGAACCGGCCCGAAACCGAACCGGCCCGAAACGAGTCGATCGATCGTGACCGTCGTGTCGTTTATGCTCGCGGCGGGAGAACTCCCCCGTCATGGAGTTCGAGCCGTCCCCGGAACATCGGATGATCAGGGACACCGTCAGGGAGTTCTGCGAGTCCGAGATCCGTCCGATCGCCCAGGAGATCGAGGACGAGCACCGGTTCCCCGAGGAGGTGTTCGCGTCGCTCGCCGACCTCGACGTGATGGGGGTTCCCGTGAGCGAGGCGTACGGCGGGCTCGGCGGCGACCAGCTCACGTACGCGCTGGTGACCGAGGAGCTGGGCCGCGTCTCCGGCGGGATCGGGCTCTCCTACGCGGCGCACACCTCCCTCGGCGCGAAGCCGATCGAGGCGTTCGGGACCGAGGCCCAGAAGGAGGAGTGGCTGCGCCCGCTGGCGGAGGGCGACGGGATCGGCGCGTGGGCGCTGACGGAGCCGGAGAGCGGTTCTGACGCCTCGAACATGCGGACGACCGCCGAGTACGACCCCGACGCGGACGAGTACGTCCTGAACGGGACGAAACAGTTCATCACGAACGCGAGCGTCGCGAACTCGGTGTTAGTGAAGGCGGTCACCGACCCCGACGCCGGCTACGACGGCATCTCCACGTTCATCGTCGACCCCGACGACGGCTTCGAGGTGACGACCGTCTGGGAGAAGATGGGGCTGAACTGCTCGCCCACCTGCGAGATCCGGTTCGACGACCTCCGCCTCCCGGCCGACCGCCTGCTCGGCGAGGAGGGCGAGGGGTGGGCACAGACGATGAAGACCCTCGACGGCGGGCGGATCTCCATCGCTGCGCTGTCGGTCGGGCTCGCGCAGGGGGCCTACGAGGCCGCCAAGGAGTACGCGGGCGAGCGCGAGCAGTTCGGGAAGCCGATCGCGGAGTTCGACGCGATCCGCGACAAGATCGTCCACATGTACCGCCAGATCGAGCGCGCGCGGCTGTTGACCCACAAGGCGGCGACGCGGTACGACGCGGGCGACCCCGTCACGAAGGCGTCCGCGCTCGCGAAGCTCGACGCCAGCGAGGCCGCCCGCGAGGTCGCGGAGGAGGCGGTCCAGACGCTCGGCGGCTACGGCTACACCACCGACTTCGCGCCCCAGCGGTTCTACCGGGACGCGAAGCTGATGGAGATCGGCGAGGGAACGAGCGAGATCCAACACGTCGTGCTCGGTCGGGAGCTCGGCCTCTAGGCCCGGACCGACGCTCCGCCGACGGCGTCAGTCGTCGGTATCCGACCCGTCCCCGAAGGCGACGACGTCGTCGTCGACGGCACGCAGGCTCTCGGCGAGCCGCGATCCCTCCGGGACCGACGCGAGGAACGCCGGGGAGCCGAACGACGCCTCGCCGTTGACGGAGAGGTATCCCAGGTCGGCCGGGTCGCCGTCGAGGCCGGTGAGAAAGCCGACGGTTCGGGCGGTCGGCACGTCGCCGACGCTCCCGGTCGGTTCGACGGAGGCGTACAGGGTGCGGTGGGTCGCGACGTGGTGGACGCAGGTCGGCGTCGGCGCGAAAAACAGGAGGTAGCACGCGCCCGGACCGGACCGGCCGAGCTTCGGGCGGAGCCGGTGGGCCTCGTCCGCGTGGAAGTACCGCTCCATCCGACGGTACTGCCTGAGGACCTCGTTCGCCCCGGTGGCGCGGCGGACGGCGGCGTCGGATTTGAGCTCGATGGCGTGGTCGACCGGTTCGGGCGTTCGCAGCCGGACGTGGACGTCGACGACCCCGCGACGCCCCTCCGCGTCGTACGGCTCCTCGAGCCGGATCTCCGGGTCGTCGTGGGCGGCCTCGTAGTGGTCGACGATCCGCGCCGCCAGGTCGTTCTCCCGCATGGATCGGCTCAGGGGGCGGCGACGCTTAAGCGTCCGCTTCGGTTCGCGGACGACCGCGTTCGCGGGCGGAGTCGGTCGATCCCTCCGTTCGCGATACATATTACAATCATGTGATAGATGTCGAGGAGTGCGTTCTCACGAAGTGGGGGGTATCAAGGGGTTTGTATGTCCTCGGGCCCTACGATCGGCCGATGACACGAAGACTGTCCAGACGGCGGTACGTCGTCGGAACCGGTGCGGCCCTGACCACCGGCGCGCTCGCGGGCTGTTCGGGCGGTGGCGGCGGGAGCGGAGGGGACGGCGGCAGCGGCGGCGGAGACGGCTCCGCCGGCGAACCGGCCGACGACGTGCCGAGCGCGATCGACGACTACCTCACCGAGAACGAGGCGCGCCTGTACGAGGGGACGATCGCCGACTACACCGGCGAGGACGAGGTCGTCGTCGACGTGGGTGCCGGCGACGTGGGGTTCGCGTTCGACCCCGCCGCGATCCGGATCGACGCCGGAACGACGGTCGTCTGGGAGTGGACCGGGGAGGGCGGCGCACACAACGTCGCCTCCGCGGAGAGCTCCGACGCCTCCTTCGACAGCGGCGACGCGGTCGCCGAGGAGGGCACGACCTTCGAGCAGACGTTCGAGGAGGCGGGGATCCAGCTGTACTACTGTACTCCACACCAGGCCAACGGGATGCACGGCGCGGTCGAGGTCGTCGAGTAACACCGGCGTCAGGTCGTCGAGTAACACCGGCGTCAGCCGGTTCCCCGCCCGTCCGCGCGTGTACAAGTACCTCGGGCGCGTACCCTCGGGCATGAGTCAACACCTCGAGACGCCCGGGATCCACCACGTGACCGCGATCGCCGGCGACCCGAACGCCAACCACGCCTTCTACACCGAGACGCTCGGACTCCGACTCGTCAAGCGGAGCGTCAACCAGGACGACGTGGGCGTGTATCACCTGTTCTACGCCGACGACGCCGGTTCGCCGGGGACGAGCATGACCTTCTTTCCGTACGTCGGGGCCCGGCCCGGCCGCGTCGGGACCGGCCAGGCCTCGACGGTGTCGTTCACGGTGCCGGCGGACTCCGTCGACTACTGGGCCGAGCGGCTCGCGGAGCGCGGCGTGGACGTCGAGAGGCGAGAGCGGTTCGGCGACGCGGTCGTCGCCTTCGCCGACCCCGACGGGCTCCCGTTCGAGATCGTCGGCCGCGAGGACGCTCCGGCCGGGGATCCGCCGGCGGGTCCCGTTCCCGCCGAACACGCGATCCGCGGGTTCTTCTCGGTCGAACTCTCGCTCTCCGACGCCGACGCCACCGTGGACCTCCTGGAGGCGATGGGGTACGAGGAGACCGACGGCGACGAAGCGGGCCACCGACGCCGGTTCGAGGCCGACGGCAACCGCGGCTTCGTCGTCGACGTGGTGACGGACCCGGCGACCCCGCAGGGGACTCCGGGCGCGGGGACCGTCCACCACGTCGCGTACCGCGTCACGGACGCGGAACAGGAGGCGTGGCGGACGCTCCTCCGGGAACACGGGCTCCGCCCGAGCCAGGTGATCGACCGCAAGTGGTTCCGGTCGGTGTACGCCCGCACCCGCGGCGGCGTGCTCTTCGAGTTCGCGACGGCCGAGCCCGGCTACGACGTCGACGAGCCGCGCTCGTCGCTCGGCGAGCGGCTCGTCTTGCCCGACTGGCTGGAGGACCGCCGCGAGGAGATCGAGGCGGGGCTTCCGGAGCTCGAGACGGGCGTGCCGACGCCGGAGTAGACGTCGTTCTTTCGGACACCTACCGCAGGAACGCCCACCGCACGTCGACGAGCTGGTCGCGCTCCCCGCTTATCGTCGGCCGCGCGAGGTGGTCGTTGGCGTCGACGCCGCGGTCCGCGAGCTCTCGGAGGGCCTCCTCGAGCGAGCGGTCCGACCGCTCGACGCTGGCGTCGCGGACGTACGGCACGTCCCGCGGCTCCGCCGCCGAGTTCGCGGTCTCGATCCGGTCCGTGAGGTCGCTCCCGAACGCGTAGGGGGGCTGGTGGAACTCCCACCCGTTCACCGTGACGAGCAGCCAGACGTCGCCGTGGACCGCGTGGTACTCGCCGGTCACGGCCTCCGGGTCGCCGGCGACGATCCGGTTCAGCACCTCCGTTTTCGTCCGGTACAGCGCGTCCTTGCGGGCGGAAGCGACGTTGCTCTCGGTGACGTCGCCGCGGTCGTAGGCGGCGGTCGCCTCGTCGGCGAGCCGCTTCGCGACCTTGTTCACCACGTAGAGCGATTCGAGCAGGTCGTCGTCGGGGTCGAGCGGGTCCACGGTGTTCCTCGGCGGATCGACGGAGGATCCGCGCGTCGCGGGGAAATGCGTTTCGGGCCGTCGGCCCGGCCGGTCGTCGCCGACGACGCCGACCGTGCCCCCCCAGATGGTTAGTTCTTTAAGCACGCGGACGAAGGTCCTCTCAAGAAATGTCGTCCGACTCCGTCAAACTGTACTCGGCGATATACGTCGCGCTCCTGGTCGCGGCGATCCTGAACTTCGTTCTCTTCGAGGTCGAGCTCTTCGGCTTCACGTACTGGGAGGCGTTCGCCGGAACCATGCTCCTCTCGGTCATCAAGACGGTCCTCATCGTCGCGTACTTCCAGCACCTGCGCTGGGAGAACCCCTCGCTGACGTACCTGATGGGGCTCGCGCTCGCGTTGACCATGCTGCTCATGGCCGCAGCCGCCTACTCGATCTCGTGAGGACGGCGCGGGAACGGCGAGGGCGACGCCCGTGAGTCGGACGCCGGGCCTCGTTCCGGCGCGGAGCTTTTTGTAGTCGCGGAGACACGCTTCGGTATGGACCTGCGAGCCGCAACCGCCGAGGACGTCGAGTCGATCCGCGATGTAGCGCTAGCGTCGCTCACCGCCTCCTACGGCCACGCCGTCGACGAGGCGCTGCTGTCGGAGGCCGTCGAGAACTGGTACGGGGCCGACGACGTGGACGACGCGGTCACCGATCCGGACACCGTCTTCCCGGTCGCCGTCGTCGACGGCGCGGTCGTCGCGTTCGCGGAGAGCTACGTCGTCGACCGCCGCGAGCGCGTCGGCGAGATCGACTGGCTCCACGTCCACCCGGACCACCGCGAGTCGGGGATCGGCTCGGCGCTGCTCGAGCGCGTCGAGACCGAACTGCGCGAGCGCGACGTCGACAGCATCGAGGGGAAGGTCCTCGTCGACAACGAGGCCGGCACCGCCTTCTACGAGCGCGAGGGGTACGAGCTCTCGGGCGAGCGCGTCGTCGATATCGGCGGCGAGCGCTTCGAGGAGCGGCTCTACCGCAAGCGGATCGGCCGCGAGGGGGGCCTTCGGGAGGGGATCTACGAGACGGCCGACGGCGAGACGGTGTACGTCGCCTTCGACGAGGGCGACCGCGGCTCGAAAGCGCCCTTCTACGTCGCGTACGCCGACGCAGACCACGAGACGCGGTACGGCTACTTCTGCGGGAACTGCGAGGGGACGAACGTCGCGATCGACACCATGGACGCCGTGGAGTGTCTCGACTGCGAGAACCGCCGGAAGGCGGCGCGGTGGGACGCGGCGTACTGACGACCCGACGCCGTCCCGGTTTCTTCCGTGGTTGTCGGCGCGGTGAACATCGCCAAAGCCCCAGCCACGTGCCCCCCGTCGTTCGCGCGGCAGCGAGGCGTTACGCGCCTCTGGCAGCCGGCGGCAACGCCGCCGGCGACTGCCCCGTTGAGTCCCACCCGACCGCAACCGCCCCGCCCGGCCCGCACCTCACGCCTCCCCAGCCTCGCGGCTCACGCTCTTCGAGCGCTCGCCGCGTCCCTCGCGGTCGGGTTCGCGGTCACCTTCGGCGACCGCTCACCGGCGCGCCACGGCTCGGAGGAGCGCTCGCTGCTTCGCCTCACCCGATCAGCCGCCCGTGTTCCACCTTCATACACCGGTCCTGGATCACGTCGACCCCGTCGGCCTCCGCGGCGGCGGCCGCCTCGTCGTGGCTGATCCCGAGTTGGAGCCACGCGGTCCCCGCGTCGCCCCGCTCGGCGTGTCGCTCGCGGACCGCCTCGAGGATCCCCGGCACCTCCTCGCTCGGCCGGAACACGTTCACCACGTCGACCGCCTCCTCGACGTCCGCGAGGTCGTCGTAGGCCGGCTCGCCGAGCACCTCGTCCGCGAACGGGTTCACCGGGATCACCCGGTAGCCGTGTCGCTGGAGGTACGCCGGCACGTCGTGGGCCGCCTTCCCCTCGGTCGTCGAACAGCCGATCACGGCGATCGTGTCGGCCGAGAGCGCGCGCTCGAGTCCCGCGTCGTCGGTGATGGGCATACGCGAAGGTCGGTCGACGAGGATAGTAAACCCTGGCGGCGTCAGGCCAGCCGGATCTCGATCTCCTCGTCCTCGGAGACCGTCACGATCCCGTCGAACAGCTGTTTGAGGGTGTTCAGGCTCTGGTCGTCGTGGGCCGTCGAGTCGATACTGAACAGCCCGAGACCGTCGACGCTCTGGACGCGGCCGGTGAACACGTGGAGAAACCGGAAGACCGTCTGGAGGTCCGAGTACATCAGAAGCGTCGACAGCGAGTGGACCATGATCCGGTTCCGGTCGAACCCGCGGTCGCCGAACGCCTGGAGGAACTCTGAGAGCTTGATCCCGATCCCCGTCATGTCGACCGGCGAGGACGCGTACTTGATCCGGTCGGACTCGCGGACGTCGGCTCCCTGCTGGCGGGTGACGCAGTCGACGACGGCGACGGGCTTTCCTTCGTAGGGCGTCCGCTTCGCGTAGTCTTTCAACACTCGATCCGCCCCGTCCTTCGTCGTGACGACGATCGCACCGTCGCCCCGCTCGGTCCCGTCGGCGAGAACGTCCATCGCGAGCGACCGCTTCCCGGTGAGCGGAGGCCCGGTGAGAAGCAGGTTCGTCCCCGGCTCCACCTCCGCGTCGAGGTGGGGAGTCAGATCATACATGAGTGTACCTCGATCGCGGGGGGATCGACACGGGCCGCTCGTTCGACGACCGTCTCCGACCGGGATACATCGACTACGGAAAACATCTCCAGTCCCGATAATATTCTTTTTGATCGGTGGCCGCTCCGTCGGGGGCCCGAGTCAGATCGGTCGAGACGACGGACCCGTCGAGGAGGGGCGAACGCGACGTTCCACGACGACGGCCTCGGAGCCGATCGGTTCGGATCGCGGGACTTAAAACCGTCAGCGAGGTAGCGAGGAGTACGGGCGCTTAGCTCAGTCTGGATAGAGTGCTTGGCTTCGGACCAAGTTGTCGCGGGTTCAAATCCTGCAGCGCCCATCTGAAAATTGCTTGAAGCGCAGCCAAACAAAACCAGCCGCTAGGGCCGCCCACGGCGGTCGATTCGGCACTTCCGCGTTTCTCGAACTCCCGAAAACTCCTGCGACCAATCAGTTCCGAGAACGACCCCTCGCAGTCTAGCGATTCGCTCCGCAAACGGGGTTTCCCGGCGGGATTCGGTCGCCAGCGAAGACGCGGAGGACCGGGATCACCGATGAACGCGGCGTTCTCGGTGGTCGACTGCGACGGCCGAAGCGAACGCGGAACTCCGCGATCCGTGTCGACCGTCGTAGGACTCGACGGCCCGGGGCCGTTCACTCGGTCAACTCCTCGATCAGCGTGTCGAGATCGTAGGTCGCCGGGGCGCGCGACTCGTCGCGCAGGGTCGAGATGGTGAACGTCGAGTTGGTGCGCTCGACCCCGTCTATCGCCTCGAACTCGCTGATCAGCCGTTCGACCGTGTCCGACGAGGAGAGCCGCGCGATGACGACGAAGTCGGTCTCGCCCATCGTGAAGAACGCCTCCGTGACGCCCTCGATGTCGAGGAGTCGCTGCGCGAACGCCTCGTGGGAGTCGTCGTAGTCGGCGAGCACCTCCACGATGACGGTGACGCCGAGCCCGAGCGCCTCGTGATCGAAGTCGTAGAGATCGTTCTCGATCACGCCGGCCTCCCGGAGGTTGTTCAGCCGGTAGTGGATGGTCGACACCGGGATGTCGGTCGCCTCGTGAAGCGCCTCCGGGCTGCCGGTGCCGAGGTCCGCGATCGCCTTCAACAGGCGCACGTCGCGCTCGTCCATGTCCCGCGTTCGCGGTAGGGATCCGTATATATTTCGCCCTACATACTCGGATTCGACTCCAACATCCACCGGTCTATTCGGATCGATGTTGAACCAGCATCATATGCGTGATCCATCATCCAAAATAGCGCGTATTACGAGAGATTAATTTAAATATATCCGAGAAAGTCGATACGGTATCCAATGTACTCGGGATCTCTCCGTTCGTCTCCCATCGCCGCGGTCGGCGCGTTCCTGCTCCTCGCGGCGCTGTGGGGAAGCTCGTTCGTCGCGATCGAGGCCGGCCTGGCGTACTTCCCGCCGCTGCTGTTCGCGGGCGTTCGCTACGCGCTCGCCGGGGTCGCCGTGTTGGCGTACGCGACCGTCGTCTCTGACCGCTGGGTCCCCCGCGGTCGCGACGAGTGGCTCGGCGTCGGGGTCGCCGGCGGCTTCGTGATCGCGGCGTACCACGGCCTGCTGTACGTCGGCGAGCTTCACGTCTCGGGCGCGATCGCCGCCGTGATCGTCAGCCTCTCGCCGGTGTTGACCGCCGCGTTCGCCGCGCTCCTGTTGCCGAGCGAGCGGCTCGGTCCCTTCGAGATCGCCGGGTTCGCCCTCGGCGTGGTCGGCGTCGCCGTGATCGCCGATCCCGGCGGCGTAGGAGTCGAGGCCGGAGGCGGATCGGGGGCGTTCGGAGTCCTCTCGCCGGAGCTTCTGGGCGTCGCGTTCGTGTTCCTCGCGGCGGTCTCCTTCTCGGTCGGGGCCGTCCTCCTGCGCCCGCTTC is part of the Halorubrum aethiopicum genome and encodes:
- a CDS encoding halocyanin domain-containing protein gives rise to the protein MTRDRLDRRTFIGTTAAIGVSTLLAGCSGGGATSDSGGDGGGDGGDGAGGDGGSGSEGSGGSGGDGGGDSGGGDAEYLSEEPNYDGWFDGVSNYEGTVDRTGADEVTVEVGAADGLSFGPAAVAVAPGTTVVWEWTGEGGGHNVSHADGAFESETVSESGHTFEYTFEESGVHTYVCTPHEAVGMKGAVYVQG
- a CDS encoding transcriptional regulator TbsP domain-containing protein, producing MPSDPAIPIADGSLSIGSFADPLLVDPEPPLLSAVVEAYREAAPALVDPDLPALRSVADGSSDRDPEAAAAATDLPPISVLATSAAFESVASGFRPASRLAALCDADVFDLLTLAEPQPNALLAGDGAGCVLVGVAGEGDARWRRVGDDPTLRERYEGIVASADPYRIRTPSRRRVYAAFEERFGEAVAADVVRLLDPGPALAASDPVGPRIRAYAVGARHGAQDRILRRACEDAGLGSPSTFTRIKRRLIDAGLVETERVARPIGRPRERVVAASPLSGPPLERVADAVRESLEG
- a CDS encoding acyl-CoA dehydrogenase family protein encodes the protein MEFEPSPEHRMIRDTVREFCESEIRPIAQEIEDEHRFPEEVFASLADLDVMGVPVSEAYGGLGGDQLTYALVTEELGRVSGGIGLSYAAHTSLGAKPIEAFGTEAQKEEWLRPLAEGDGIGAWALTEPESGSDASNMRTTAEYDPDADEYVLNGTKQFITNASVANSVLVKAVTDPDAGYDGISTFIVDPDDGFEVTTVWEKMGLNCSPTCEIRFDDLRLPADRLLGEEGEGWAQTMKTLDGGRISIAALSVGLAQGAYEAAKEYAGEREQFGKPIAEFDAIRDKIVHMYRQIERARLLTHKAATRYDAGDPVTKASALAKLDASEAAREVAEEAVQTLGGYGYTTDFAPQRFYRDAKLMEIGEGTSEIQHVVLGRELGL
- a CDS encoding halocyanin domain-containing protein, with the protein product MTRRLSRRRYVVGTGAALTTGALAGCSGGGGGSGGDGGSGGGDGSAGEPADDVPSAIDDYLTENEARLYEGTIADYTGEDEVVVDVGAGDVGFAFDPAAIRIDAGTTVVWEWTGEGGAHNVASAESSDASFDSGDAVAEEGTTFEQTFEEAGIQLYYCTPHQANGMHGAVEVVE
- a CDS encoding VOC family protein, which encodes MSQHLETPGIHHVTAIAGDPNANHAFYTETLGLRLVKRSVNQDDVGVYHLFYADDAGSPGTSMTFFPYVGARPGRVGTGQASTVSFTVPADSVDYWAERLAERGVDVERRERFGDAVVAFADPDGLPFEIVGREDAPAGDPPAGPVPAEHAIRGFFSVELSLSDADATVDLLEAMGYEETDGDEAGHRRRFEADGNRGFVVDVVTDPATPQGTPGAGTVHHVAYRVTDAEQEAWRTLLREHGLRPSQVIDRKWFRSVYARTRGGVLFEFATAEPGYDVDEPRSSLGERLVLPDWLEDRREEIEAGLPELETGVPTPE
- a CDS encoding cytochrome C oxidase subunit IV family protein, with amino-acid sequence MSSDSVKLYSAIYVALLVAAILNFVLFEVELFGFTYWEAFAGTMLLSVIKTVLIVAYFQHLRWENPSLTYLMGLALALTMLLMAAAAYSIS
- a CDS encoding GNAT family N-acetyltransferase, which produces MDLRAATAEDVESIRDVALASLTASYGHAVDEALLSEAVENWYGADDVDDAVTDPDTVFPVAVVDGAVVAFAESYVVDRRERVGEIDWLHVHPDHRESGIGSALLERVETELRERDVDSIEGKVLVDNEAGTAFYEREGYELSGERVVDIGGERFEERLYRKRIGREGGLREGIYETADGETVYVAFDEGDRGSKAPFYVAYADADHETRYGYFCGNCEGTNVAIDTMDAVECLDCENRRKAARWDAAY
- a CDS encoding CoA-binding protein; translation: MPITDDAGLERALSADTIAVIGCSTTEGKAAHDVPAYLQRHGYRVIPVNPFADEVLGEPAYDDLADVEEAVDVVNVFRPSEEVPGILEAVRERHAERGDAGTAWLQLGISHDEAAAAAEADGVDVIQDRCMKVEHGRLIG
- a CDS encoding RAD55 family ATPase, with product MYDLTPHLDAEVEPGTNLLLTGPPLTGKRSLAMDVLADGTERGDGAIVVTTKDGADRVLKDYAKRTPYEGKPVAVVDCVTRQQGADVRESDRIKYASSPVDMTGIGIKLSEFLQAFGDRGFDRNRIMVHSLSTLLMYSDLQTVFRFLHVFTGRVQSVDGLGLFSIDSTAHDDQSLNTLKQLFDGIVTVSEDEEIEIRLA
- a CDS encoding Lrp/AsnC family transcriptional regulator; the encoded protein is MDERDVRLLKAIADLGTGSPEALHEATDIPVSTIHYRLNNLREAGVIENDLYDFDHEALGLGVTVIVEVLADYDDSHEAFAQRLLDIEGVTEAFFTMGETDFVVIARLSSSDTVERLISEFEAIDGVERTNSTFTISTLRDESRAPATYDLDTLIEELTE
- a CDS encoding DMT family transporter; this translates as MYSGSLRSSPIAAVGAFLLLAALWGSSFVAIEAGLAYFPPLLFAGVRYALAGVAVLAYATVVSDRWVPRGRDEWLGVGVAGGFVIAAYHGLLYVGELHVSGAIAAVIVSLSPVLTAAFAALLLPSERLGPFEIAGFALGVVGVAVIADPGGVGVEAGGGSGAFGVLSPELLGVAFVFLAAVSFSVGAVLLRPLRTDFPIAALQGWAMVVGAGLLFGGAAVTGESPAAVVWNATSIVSLAYLTVLSGIVGFLLYFALLDAVGPTQLHLVSYVEPVVAAVGSWVVLGHLIGGEAVLGFVAILAGFAALERREIAAYVATHRGFRT